GTGGTGTGAGGAAAGAGCAAAAGTATCCAAGGATATCTCGTACGCAGCTGATTGAAGCGACAGGAGGTTTTAGCAGCTCGAGTTTAATAGGAGCAGGACGATATGGGCGTGTCTATAAAGGCGTGCTGAAAAACAACATGAGCATAGCTGTCAAAGTCATCGATACAAAAGGTGGCGGTGAGATATCAGGGAGTTTCAAAAGGGAATGCCAAATCTTGAAAAGGACTAGGCATAGGAACTTGATTCGGATCATAACGACATGCAGCAGGCCGGATTTCAAAGCGCTCGTGTTCCCTCTGATGCCTAACGGAAGCCTAGAGAACCATCTGTACCCGAGCCACGGCCTCAGACATCAACTTGACTTGGCTCAATTGGTTAGCATTTGCAGTGATGTAGCAGAAGGGGTGGCCTATCTGCATCATTTTTCGCCTGTTAAAGTCGTGCACTGTGACCTGAAGCCGAGCAACGTCCTTCTCGATTACAACATGACAGCTTTGGTCACAGATTTTGGGATATCAAGACTAGTAAAAGCTGTCGAGGAGAACACAAATCCTGTCGATGAATCAGTTACTTACAACTCCACAGACGGATTACTTTGTGGATCAATCGGCTACATTGCTCCCGGTTAGTCAGTCTTTATTGTAGCTAACAGTATTTCATATCCATCGATCAAGACTAAACTTTCTGTTTTCTGTTCATTGTAGAATACGGGATGGGAAGGAGGGCATCAACAAAAGGCGATGTCTATAGCTACGGAGTCTTGTTACTCGAGATTGTGACAGGTAAACGCCCCACGGATGTTCTCTTTCAACAAGGCTCGAGCTTGCACGAATGGGTAAAGCGTCAGTATACACATAAACTCGAGGCTATGATTGATGACACGCTGCAAAGATGCCGCGTAACTTGTACCACCACAGTTCAGCAACTCGATAGCAATCTATGGCGCGATATCGTGTATGAGTTGATAGAACTTGGCCTAATGTGCACACAGTACAATCCATCAACTAGGCCAACAATGTTAGATGTTGCACTTGAAATTGGTAGATTAAAACAGTATCTTTCAAGTCCTTCCAACATTGCTACTGAAGAAGATGTCTCAACAAAAAGTTGa
The Capsicum annuum cultivar UCD-10X-F1 unplaced genomic scaffold, UCD10Xv1.1 ctg898, whole genome shotgun sequence DNA segment above includes these coding regions:
- the LOC107877545 gene encoding putative leucine-rich repeat receptor-like serine/threonine-protein kinase At2g24130: HGPIPLELSKMDMVLAIDLSLNNLSANVPSQLGSCIALEYLNLSRNSLEGPLPSSIGRLPYLKEFDVSFNVLSGEIPQTFQASSTLQNLNFSYNHLSGNVTDTGAFSSLTISSFFGNSKLCGSVQGMKSCHRKRGRHFIITILLSLLITPIFCVVGYPLVLRSKFRSQFARFNNSKVIEDTEQGGGVRKEQKYPRISRTQLIEATGGFSSSSLIGAGRYGRVYKGVLKNNMSIAVKVIDTKGGGEISGSFKRECQILKRTRHRNLIRIITTCSRPDFKALVFPLMPNGSLENHLYPSHGLRHQLDLAQLVSICSDVAEGVAYLHHFSPVKVVHCDLKPSNVLLDYNMTALVTDFGISRLVKAVEENTNPVDESVTYNSTDGLLCGSIGYIAPEYGMGRRASTKGDVYSYGVLLLEIVTGKRPTDVLFQQGSSLHEWVKRQYTHKLEAMIDDTLQRCRVTCTTTVQQLDSNLWRDIVYELIELGLMCTQYNPSTRPTMLDVALEIGRLKQYLSSPSNIATEEDVSTKS